The following proteins are co-located in the Conyzicola lurida genome:
- a CDS encoding helix-turn-helix domain-containing protein: protein MAVTPKTKEQTLAWLRTISGELSTATLKRLDDTLPWYGDMPPGRRSAVGLVAQAGITSFISWFEDPKSTPWIAADVFGAAPRELLRSVSLQQTLQLIRITVEVVEARIGVGDDVLREAILLYSREIAFASADVYARAAEARGLWDARLEALVVDSILSGEYDTELPSRIAALGWNGHGEVCVLVGTTPRMLDVDQLRRTARHLDADVLIGVQGNRLVLVIGRSTPIADEADAATRMPFIEIAAQLEPGFGPGHLVLGHEVSTLVDASKSAKAALAGFAVARAWRNAPRPTLADDLLPERAFAGDPLARSTLINRIYRPLQQHSTELLATLWCYLDNGRSLEATARELFVHPNTVRYRLKRISEVIGWDATGAREALILQSALIIGSIAEPDAARKR from the coding sequence GTGGCCGTCACCCCCAAGACGAAGGAGCAGACGCTCGCCTGGCTGCGCACCATTTCCGGTGAGCTGTCCACGGCGACGTTGAAGCGGCTGGACGACACGCTGCCCTGGTACGGCGATATGCCACCGGGGCGGCGGTCGGCCGTCGGTCTCGTCGCCCAGGCGGGCATCACCTCCTTCATCAGCTGGTTCGAAGACCCGAAGTCGACCCCGTGGATCGCCGCGGACGTCTTCGGGGCCGCCCCGCGCGAACTCCTCCGTTCCGTGTCGCTGCAGCAGACGCTGCAGCTGATCCGCATCACGGTGGAGGTCGTCGAGGCGCGCATCGGCGTCGGCGACGATGTGCTGCGCGAGGCGATCCTGCTCTACTCGCGGGAGATCGCGTTCGCCTCGGCCGACGTGTACGCCCGCGCCGCCGAGGCGCGCGGCCTCTGGGACGCGCGCCTCGAAGCGCTCGTCGTCGACTCGATCCTCAGCGGCGAGTACGACACCGAGCTGCCCAGCCGCATCGCCGCGCTGGGATGGAACGGCCACGGCGAGGTCTGCGTGCTCGTGGGCACCACACCGCGGATGCTCGACGTCGACCAGCTGCGCCGCACGGCCCGTCACCTCGACGCCGACGTGCTCATCGGGGTGCAGGGCAACCGGCTGGTGCTCGTCATCGGCCGCTCGACCCCCATTGCCGACGAGGCGGATGCCGCGACCCGCATGCCCTTCATCGAGATCGCCGCGCAGCTCGAGCCCGGTTTCGGTCCGGGACACCTCGTGCTCGGCCACGAGGTCTCGACGCTCGTCGACGCTTCCAAGAGCGCCAAGGCGGCACTCGCGGGGTTCGCGGTGGCGCGCGCCTGGCGCAACGCCCCACGCCCGACCCTGGCCGACGACCTGCTGCCCGAGCGCGCCTTCGCGGGCGACCCGCTCGCGCGTTCCACCCTCATCAACCGCATCTACCGGCCGTTGCAGCAGCACTCCACCGAGCTGCTCGCCACTCTCTGGTGCTACCTCGACAACGGCCGCTCGCTCGAGGCCACGGCGCGCGAGCTGTTCGTGCACCCGAACACCGTGCGCTACCGCCTCAAGCGCATCAGCGAGGTCATCGGCTGGGATGCCACGGGCGCCCGTGAGGCGCTCATCCTGCAGTCCGCGCTGATCATCGGCTCGATCGCCGAACCCGACGCGGCGCGCAAGCGCTGA
- a CDS encoding alpha/beta fold hydrolase, which yields MTATTHRTIAIESADGATSVIETFGDDGPNVLFLPALGVPLHYYRPLLAEWASRGYRLSGLELRGMPQSSTSDVRANDFGYNHALALDIPAAVEQLEPGPFLLVGHSLGGQLALLYAAAHPDRVRAVVTIASGSTHHGAFPGAAARAKRRLQVGVVRGVTRTLGWFPGHVLRFGGRQPRTMMSDWGFEGAHGRFVLAGSDVDHEAQLADLRLPVLMLTLDGDPTVPRLSSDHLGARLRSAAVSTVHVDRAQNEGVAFDHFRWARRRPGAVLAPVAGWLDGLG from the coding sequence GTGACAGCGACGACGCACCGCACCATAGCCATCGAGAGCGCGGATGGCGCCACCTCGGTCATCGAGACGTTCGGCGATGACGGACCGAACGTGCTGTTCCTCCCGGCGCTCGGCGTGCCGTTGCACTACTACCGGCCGCTGCTCGCGGAGTGGGCGTCGCGCGGGTACCGGCTGTCCGGGCTCGAACTGCGTGGGATGCCGCAGAGCTCGACCTCCGACGTACGTGCCAACGACTTCGGCTACAACCACGCGCTCGCGCTCGACATCCCGGCCGCCGTCGAGCAGCTGGAGCCCGGCCCGTTCCTGCTCGTCGGCCACAGCCTTGGCGGCCAGCTGGCGTTGCTCTACGCCGCCGCCCATCCCGACCGGGTGCGCGCCGTCGTCACGATCGCCAGCGGGTCCACCCACCACGGGGCGTTCCCGGGTGCGGCGGCCCGCGCCAAACGGCGCCTGCAGGTCGGGGTGGTGCGCGGAGTGACCCGCACCCTCGGCTGGTTCCCCGGCCACGTGCTGCGCTTCGGCGGACGACAGCCCCGCACGATGATGTCCGACTGGGGTTTCGAGGGCGCCCACGGCCGCTTCGTGCTCGCGGGCAGCGACGTCGACCACGAGGCGCAACTCGCCGACCTGCGCCTCCCCGTCCTGATGCTCACGCTCGACGGCGACCCGACCGTGCCGCGCCTGTCCTCCGACCATCTGGGCGCGCGCCTGCGATCGGCCGCCGTCTCCACGGTGCACGTCGACCGGGCGCAGAACGAGGGTGTCGCGTTCGACCATTTCCGCTGGGCCCGCCGCCGTCCCGGGGCCGTGCTGGCACCGGTCGCCGGCTGGCTCGACGGGCTGGGATGA
- a CDS encoding acyltransferase domain-containing protein codes for MIVVVAPGQGSQTPGFLEPWLAESRFRDQLAGISDAVGIDLVAHGTTSDADTIRDTAVAQPLIVAAGLLTLSALFADGRRDRVAGVAGHSVGEVTAAAAAGILSETDAVAFVRERGTAMAAAAAETPTGMSAVLGGDEAELLARLEQLGLEPANFNGGGQIVVAGALDALDALKDNPVAGSRVIALQVAGAFHTRYMEPAVAHLRDFAATLTPSDPTLPIWSNQNGQTVAVGAEFLDLLVGQVSSPVRWDKSMAAFAEAGVTGIIELAPAGALVGLAKRGLKGVPTVAVKTPDDLEKAFAMIDGTAA; via the coding sequence GTGATTGTTGTCGTTGCGCCCGGACAGGGCTCCCAAACTCCCGGATTTCTCGAACCCTGGCTTGCCGAGTCGCGCTTCCGCGACCAGCTCGCCGGCATCTCCGACGCGGTCGGCATCGATCTCGTGGCGCACGGCACCACGAGCGACGCAGACACGATCCGCGACACCGCGGTCGCCCAGCCGCTGATCGTCGCCGCCGGACTCCTCACCCTGAGCGCCCTGTTCGCCGACGGCCGTCGCGACAGGGTCGCCGGCGTCGCGGGCCACTCGGTCGGCGAGGTGACCGCGGCAGCCGCCGCCGGCATCCTCAGCGAGACCGACGCCGTCGCCTTCGTGCGCGAACGCGGCACCGCGATGGCCGCCGCAGCGGCGGAGACCCCGACCGGCATGAGCGCCGTGCTCGGCGGCGACGAGGCGGAGCTCCTCGCCCGCCTCGAGCAGCTGGGTCTCGAGCCCGCCAACTTCAACGGCGGCGGCCAGATCGTCGTCGCGGGAGCCCTCGACGCCCTCGACGCCCTCAAGGACAACCCGGTCGCCGGCAGCCGCGTCATCGCGCTCCAGGTCGCCGGAGCCTTCCACACCCGCTACATGGAGCCCGCCGTCGCCCACCTGCGCGACTTCGCGGCCACCCTCACGCCGAGCGACCCCACACTGCCGATCTGGTCGAACCAGAACGGCCAGACCGTCGCGGTCGGCGCCGAATTCCTCGACCTCCTCGTCGGGCAGGTGTCGTCGCCGGTGCGCTGGGACAAGTCCATGGCGGCGTTCGCGGAGGCCGGCGTGACCGGCATCATCGAACTCGCCCCGGCCGGCGCACTCGTCGGCCTTGCCAAGCGCGGCCTGAAGGGCGTGCCGACCGTGGCCGTCAAGACGCCCGACGACCTCGAGAAAGCATTCGCCATGATCGACGGGACAGCAGCATGA
- a CDS encoding beta-ketoacyl-ACP synthase III, translated as MSTPTLKQSSGPQFTRIYSYGAARGDLLVPNDDLIAPINSSDEWIQQRTGIITRTRASHDVGAVDLATDAATEAIEKSGIAPELIDLVIIATISNVRQTPSMAAVVADRVGANPAAAYDANAACAGFSYAVTQADALIRAGAAHYALVIGAEKLSDIVDPTDRSISFLLGDGAGAVVIGPSDFPGISVPVWGSDGSKADAVGMNSTLTQFRDGEAEWPTLRQEGQTVFRWAVWEMAKVAKEALELAGITADDLSAFIPHQANMRIVDEFAKQLKLPEHVLIGRDIATTGNTSAASIPLATHRLLAEHPELSGGLALQIGFGAGLVFGAQVIVLP; from the coding sequence ATGAGCACCCCCACCCTGAAGCAGTCCAGTGGACCGCAGTTCACGCGCATCTACAGCTACGGCGCGGCGCGCGGCGATCTCCTCGTCCCGAACGACGACCTGATCGCCCCGATCAATTCGAGCGACGAGTGGATCCAGCAGCGCACGGGCATCATCACCCGCACGCGTGCCTCCCACGACGTCGGCGCGGTCGATCTGGCGACGGATGCCGCGACCGAAGCCATCGAAAAGTCCGGTATCGCCCCCGAACTCATCGACCTGGTCATCATCGCCACGATCAGCAACGTGCGACAGACCCCGTCGATGGCCGCCGTGGTCGCCGACCGCGTCGGTGCGAACCCCGCCGCCGCCTACGACGCCAACGCGGCGTGCGCCGGCTTCAGCTACGCGGTGACGCAGGCCGACGCGCTGATCCGCGCCGGAGCCGCACACTACGCGCTCGTGATCGGCGCGGAGAAGCTCTCCGACATCGTCGACCCGACCGACCGCAGCATCTCCTTCCTGCTCGGCGACGGCGCGGGCGCCGTCGTCATCGGCCCGAGCGACTTCCCCGGTATCTCGGTCCCCGTCTGGGGATCCGACGGATCGAAGGCGGACGCCGTCGGCATGAACTCGACCCTCACCCAGTTCCGCGACGGGGAGGCCGAGTGGCCGACCCTGCGCCAGGAGGGCCAGACGGTCTTCCGCTGGGCGGTCTGGGAGATGGCCAAGGTCGCGAAGGAAGCGCTCGAACTCGCCGGGATCACGGCCGACGACCTCTCGGCGTTTATCCCCCACCAGGCCAACATGCGCATCGTCGACGAGTTCGCCAAGCAGCTGAAACTGCCGGAACACGTGCTCATCGGCCGCGACATCGCGACCACCGGCAATACGTCTGCGGCCTCGATCCCCCTTGCCACCCACCGCCTGCTGGCGGAGCATCCGGAGCTCTCCGGCGGCCTCGCCCTGCAGATCGGCTTCGGCGCGGGCCTCGTCTTCGGCGCACAAGTGATTGTGCTGCCGTAA
- a CDS encoding acyl carrier protein translates to MALSTEEVLAGLAELVNDETGIATDSVELDKSFTDDLDIDSISMMTIVVNAEEKFDVKIPDEEVKNLKTVGDAVSFITAAQG, encoded by the coding sequence ATGGCATTGTCCACCGAAGAAGTTCTCGCCGGCCTCGCCGAGCTCGTCAACGACGAAACCGGTATTGCTACCGATTCGGTCGAACTGGACAAGTCGTTTACCGACGACCTGGACATCGACTCGATTTCGATGATGACGATCGTCGTCAACGCCGAAGAGAAGTTCGACGTCAAGATCCCCGACGAAGAGGTCAAGAACCTCAAGACCGTCGGCGACGCCGTCAGCTTCATCACCGCAGCACAGGGCTAA
- the fabF gene encoding beta-ketoacyl-ACP synthase II: MTKKIVVTGIGATSPLGGTAPETWTALLAGESGIKTIDHEWVATHELPVTFAGQAKVRPEEVLERQEIKRLDPSSQFALISAREAWADAGLVDAGIDPTRVGVDYSTGIGGLWTLLDAWDTLKEKGPRRVLPMTIPMLMPNAASAAISMNLAARAYSRTDVSACASSTEAIANAYDHLQKGYADVVIAGGTEAVVHPLPIAAFAAMQALSKRNDDPATASRPYDVSRDGFVLGEGAGSVILETEEHALARGARIYAELAGGGVTSDSYHITAPDPEGAGAARAVYAALEQAGATVDDVMHINAHATSTPVGDIAEYKALLAVFGERVHEIPVSATKAATGHLLGGTGALEAIFTILALHNRLAPPTINLTEQDPAILLDVVTRPRPLGEGPLLAISNSFGFGGHNSVVAFRSYN, from the coding sequence GTGACCAAAAAAATCGTTGTAACCGGTATCGGCGCGACCTCGCCCCTCGGCGGAACCGCACCGGAAACCTGGACCGCCCTGCTCGCCGGGGAATCCGGGATCAAGACCATCGACCACGAGTGGGTCGCCACGCACGAACTGCCCGTGACCTTCGCCGGGCAGGCGAAAGTGCGCCCCGAAGAAGTCCTCGAGCGCCAGGAAATCAAGCGCCTCGATCCCTCCAGCCAGTTCGCGCTCATTTCCGCCCGCGAAGCGTGGGCGGATGCCGGACTCGTCGACGCCGGTATCGACCCGACCCGCGTCGGAGTGGACTACTCCACCGGCATTGGCGGACTGTGGACCCTCCTCGACGCGTGGGACACGCTGAAGGAGAAGGGCCCCCGCCGGGTCCTGCCGATGACCATCCCGATGCTCATGCCGAACGCCGCCTCCGCCGCGATCAGCATGAACCTCGCCGCCCGGGCCTACTCCCGCACCGACGTCTCCGCCTGCGCGTCGAGCACCGAGGCCATCGCCAACGCGTACGACCACCTGCAGAAGGGCTACGCCGACGTCGTCATCGCCGGCGGAACCGAGGCCGTCGTGCACCCGCTGCCGATCGCGGCCTTCGCCGCCATGCAGGCGCTCTCGAAGCGCAACGACGACCCCGCCACCGCATCGCGTCCCTACGACGTCTCGCGTGACGGCTTCGTGCTCGGCGAGGGCGCGGGAAGCGTCATCCTCGAGACCGAGGAGCACGCGCTCGCCCGCGGCGCCCGCATCTACGCGGAACTCGCCGGCGGCGGCGTCACCAGCGACTCATACCACATCACCGCTCCGGACCCTGAGGGTGCCGGTGCAGCACGCGCCGTCTACGCCGCCCTCGAGCAGGCCGGCGCGACGGTCGACGACGTGATGCACATCAACGCCCACGCCACGAGCACCCCGGTCGGCGACATCGCCGAGTACAAGGCGCTGCTCGCGGTCTTCGGCGAGCGGGTGCACGAGATCCCCGTGTCGGCGACGAAGGCGGCCACCGGTCACCTGCTCGGCGGTACCGGTGCGCTCGAGGCGATCTTCACGATCCTCGCGCTGCACAACCGTCTCGCTCCCCCGACGATCAACCTCACCGAGCAGGATCCCGCGATCCTCCTCGACGTGGTGACCAGGCCGCGCCCGCTCGGCGAGGGCCCGCTGCTCGCGATCAGCAACTCGTTCGGATTCGGCGGCCACAACTCGGTCGTGGCGTTCCGTAGCTACAACTAA
- a CDS encoding DUF3145 domain-containing protein, with translation MTALHARGVLFVHSAPRALCPHIEWAAGRAIDRAVNFKWVEQPVLKGVQRTEFYWEGAPGTGAKIASALRGWEHLRYEVTEDASAGNDGGRWMHTPDLGIYYAQTDAVGNTVIPEDRLRYAMDVAGSNALELHRELRLALGQAWDDELEAFRHASSDNQVVWLHKVG, from the coding sequence GTGACTGCACTACACGCTCGCGGAGTGCTATTTGTGCACTCCGCTCCTCGCGCTCTCTGCCCGCATATCGAATGGGCGGCGGGTCGCGCTATCGATCGCGCCGTGAACTTCAAATGGGTCGAGCAGCCCGTTCTCAAAGGCGTGCAGCGCACCGAGTTCTACTGGGAGGGCGCACCGGGCACCGGCGCGAAGATCGCCTCCGCCTTACGCGGCTGGGAGCACCTCCGCTACGAGGTCACCGAAGACGCGTCCGCGGGCAACGACGGCGGCCGCTGGATGCACACGCCCGACCTCGGCATCTACTACGCGCAGACCGATGCGGTCGGCAACACCGTGATCCCCGAGGACCGACTGCGCTATGCGATGGATGTCGCCGGCTCGAACGCCCTCGAACTGCACCGTGAACTGCGGCTGGCCCTGGGCCAGGCGTGGGACGACGAGCTCGAAGCCTTCAGGCACGCCAGCTCGGACAACCAGGTGGTCTGGCTGCACAAGGTCGGTTAA
- a CDS encoding bifunctional 3'-5' exonuclease/DNA polymerase, with protein sequence MYVVLSRSSRGIVALRLADDASEIAPAETVSEADLPAWVARLERERPRWVWDDTTRWYPQLLAAGVRVERCVDLRLSHALLRGSTLTATSTLALSPVGHWDRATPLADKPETHGALFDLDDDPAETAPTDPLAEFLLQRDATATAAEPGRIGLLLAAESAGALIACEMKSAGLPWHADVHERLLADLLGDRPRGLERPAKLEELLDRMRAILGTHDVNPDSPAELLKALRRTGLQVASTRSWELKEIDHPVIAPLLEYKKLSRLQTANGWNWLDTWIADGRFRPDYVPGGAATGRWGASGGGALQLPKQIRGAVIADPGWKLVVADAAQLEPRILTALSADRAMAEAGRGDLYEGIVASGAVKTRAEAKVAMLGAMYGATAGDGGRLMPALTRAFPRAIAVVEAAARVGERGDIVTTRLGRSSPLPGEAWRELQESASVQGASDALQRAARGQSRGWGRFTRNFIVQGTAAEWALCWMAGLRGRLWDLRGGRFTDRPHLVFFLHDEVIVHTPPELADEVVAQLEAAASDAGRLIFGEMPVRFPITTAVVDNYSQAK encoded by the coding sequence GTGTACGTCGTCCTCTCCCGCAGCTCGCGCGGCATAGTCGCGCTCCGGCTCGCGGATGACGCGTCCGAGATCGCGCCCGCCGAGACGGTGTCCGAGGCCGATCTGCCCGCGTGGGTGGCACGGCTCGAACGCGAGCGTCCGCGCTGGGTCTGGGACGACACCACCCGCTGGTACCCGCAGCTGCTCGCGGCCGGCGTGCGCGTCGAGCGGTGCGTCGACCTGCGGCTGTCGCACGCGCTCCTCCGCGGATCGACGCTGACCGCGACATCCACTCTGGCCCTCTCGCCCGTCGGACACTGGGACCGGGCGACGCCGCTCGCCGACAAGCCCGAGACCCACGGTGCGCTGTTCGACCTCGACGACGACCCGGCCGAGACCGCGCCGACGGACCCGCTCGCCGAGTTCCTGCTGCAGCGCGACGCCACCGCAACCGCCGCCGAGCCCGGCCGCATCGGGCTCCTGCTCGCCGCCGAGTCCGCCGGCGCGCTCATCGCCTGCGAGATGAAGTCCGCCGGGCTGCCGTGGCACGCCGACGTGCACGAGCGCCTGCTGGCCGACCTGCTCGGCGACCGCCCGCGCGGCCTGGAACGCCCCGCCAAGCTCGAGGAACTGCTCGACCGCATGCGCGCCATCCTCGGCACCCACGACGTGAACCCCGACTCGCCCGCCGAGCTGCTCAAGGCGTTGCGTCGCACCGGGCTGCAGGTCGCGTCGACCCGGTCGTGGGAGCTCAAAGAGATCGACCACCCGGTGATCGCGCCGCTGCTCGAATACAAGAAACTCTCCCGGCTGCAGACCGCCAACGGATGGAACTGGCTGGACACCTGGATCGCCGACGGACGGTTCCGGCCCGACTACGTGCCGGGCGGCGCCGCGACCGGGCGCTGGGGTGCGAGCGGCGGGGGAGCGCTGCAGCTGCCCAAGCAGATCCGCGGCGCGGTGATCGCCGACCCCGGCTGGAAGCTCGTGGTGGCCGACGCCGCGCAGCTCGAACCGCGCATCCTCACCGCGCTCAGCGCCGACCGGGCCATGGCCGAAGCCGGCCGCGGCGACCTCTACGAGGGCATCGTCGCGAGCGGCGCCGTGAAGACCCGCGCCGAGGCCAAGGTCGCGATGCTGGGCGCGATGTACGGCGCGACCGCGGGCGACGGCGGACGGCTCATGCCCGCTCTGACCCGCGCGTTCCCCCGGGCGATCGCGGTGGTCGAGGCCGCGGCCCGCGTGGGGGAGCGCGGCGACATCGTGACGACCCGGCTCGGCCGCAGCTCTCCATTGCCCGGCGAGGCGTGGCGCGAGCTGCAGGAGAGCGCATCGGTGCAGGGCGCGAGCGACGCCCTGCAGCGTGCGGCGCGCGGACAGTCGCGCGGCTGGGGACGCTTCACGCGCAACTTCATCGTGCAGGGGACCGCTGCCGAGTGGGCGCTCTGCTGGATGGCCGGGCTCCGCGGCAGGCTCTGGGATCTGCGCGGCGGTCGGTTCACGGACCGGCCGCACCTGGTGTTCTTCCTGCACGACGAGGTGATCGTGCACACCCCGCCCGAGCTCGCGGACGAGGTCGTGGCGCAACTCGAAGCCGCGGCATCCGATGCCGGTCGTCTGATCTTCGGCGAGATGCCGGTGCGCTTCCCGATCACCACGGCGGTGGTCGACAACTACTCGCAGGCCAAGTAA
- a CDS encoding DUF779 domain-containing protein — MIEASVVIPGETLPRIAATAETVDLLRKLWGNNGPLMFHQSGGCCDGSSPMCYPDGDFITSDNDILLGVLDISPGGEAQPIDFWMSREQFEYWSHTYLTIDVVKGRGSGFSLEAPEGLRFMIRSRLMETAQPFS; from the coding sequence ATGATCGAAGCCAGTGTCGTCATTCCCGGGGAGACCCTGCCGCGCATCGCCGCCACGGCGGAAACCGTCGACCTGCTGCGCAAGCTCTGGGGCAACAACGGTCCGCTGATGTTCCACCAGTCGGGCGGCTGCTGCGACGGCAGCTCGCCCATGTGCTACCCCGACGGGGACTTCATCACGAGCGACAACGACATCCTGCTGGGGGTGCTCGACATCTCGCCCGGTGGCGAGGCACAGCCCATTGATTTCTGGATGTCGCGGGAGCAGTTCGAGTACTGGAGCCACACGTATCTCACCATCGACGTCGTCAAGGGAAGGGGCAGTGGGTTCTCGCTCGAGGCTCCGGAGGGACTGCGATTTATGATCCGCTCGCGGCTGATGGAGACCGCGCAGCCGTTCTCCTAG
- the exaC gene encoding acetaldehyde dehydrogenase ExaC produces MTVYAAPGTPDAKVTFKPRYEHWIGGEWVKPVKGQYFEDISPVTGKPFAEVGRGTAEDIDAALDAAHKAAPAWGKTSSTERAAVLNRIADVIDANLELLAVAETWDNGKPIREPLNADLPLASDHFRYFASAIRAQDGDHAELDNDTVSYQFHEPLGVVGQIIPWNFPILMAVWKLAPALAAGNAVVLKPAEQTPVSILVLIELVGDILPPGVVNIVNGFGVEAGKPLASSPRIRKIAFTGETSTGRLILQYASANLIPSTVELGGKSPNIFFSDVADKDDAFYDKAQEGFVLFAFNQGEVCTCPSRALIQKPIYDSFLGAGIERTKLSVQGNPLDTDTQVGAQASNDQLEKILSYIDIGKQEGAKLLLGGERVDLGGDLSEGYYVQPTIFEGDNRMRIFQEEIFGPVVAVTSFDDYDDGIAIANDTLYGLGAGVWSRNGNVAYRAGRDIQAGRVWVNNYHAYPAGAAFGGYKSSGIGRENNKLALGHYQQTKNLLVSYSENKLGFF; encoded by the coding sequence ATGACCGTATACGCAGCCCCGGGGACACCGGACGCGAAAGTCACCTTCAAACCCCGCTACGAGCACTGGATCGGGGGCGAGTGGGTCAAGCCGGTCAAGGGCCAGTACTTCGAGGACATCTCGCCCGTCACCGGCAAGCCGTTCGCCGAGGTCGGACGCGGAACCGCCGAGGACATCGACGCCGCGTTGGATGCCGCTCACAAAGCGGCCCCCGCGTGGGGGAAGACCAGCTCCACCGAGCGTGCCGCGGTGCTGAACCGAATCGCCGACGTCATCGACGCGAACCTCGAGCTGCTCGCAGTCGCGGAGACGTGGGACAACGGCAAGCCGATCCGTGAGCCGCTCAACGCCGACCTGCCGCTCGCCTCCGACCACTTCCGCTACTTCGCGTCCGCCATCCGGGCCCAGGACGGCGACCACGCCGAACTCGACAACGACACCGTGTCGTACCAGTTCCACGAACCCCTCGGCGTGGTGGGCCAGATCATCCCGTGGAACTTCCCGATCCTGATGGCCGTCTGGAAACTGGCCCCGGCCCTCGCCGCGGGCAACGCCGTGGTGCTCAAGCCCGCCGAGCAGACCCCGGTATCGATCCTCGTGCTGATCGAACTCGTCGGCGACATCCTGCCGCCCGGCGTCGTCAACATCGTCAACGGTTTCGGCGTCGAGGCGGGCAAGCCGCTCGCGTCGAGCCCGCGCATCCGCAAGATCGCCTTCACCGGCGAGACCAGCACGGGCCGGCTGATCCTGCAGTACGCGAGCGCCAACCTCATCCCGTCGACCGTCGAGTTGGGCGGCAAGAGCCCGAACATCTTCTTCTCGGATGTCGCGGACAAGGACGACGCGTTCTACGACAAGGCGCAGGAGGGGTTCGTGCTCTTCGCCTTCAACCAGGGCGAGGTGTGCACCTGCCCGAGCCGGGCACTCATCCAGAAGCCGATCTACGACTCGTTCCTCGGCGCGGGTATCGAGCGCACGAAACTCTCCGTGCAGGGCAACCCGCTCGACACCGACACCCAGGTCGGGGCGCAGGCGTCGAACGACCAGCTGGAGAAGATCCTCAGCTACATCGACATCGGCAAGCAGGAGGGCGCGAAGCTGCTGCTCGGCGGCGAGCGCGTCGACCTCGGCGGCGACCTGAGCGAGGGGTACTACGTGCAGCCGACGATCTTCGAGGGCGACAACCGGATGCGCATCTTCCAGGAGGAGATCTTCGGCCCCGTCGTCGCGGTCACCAGTTTCGACGACTACGACGACGGGATCGCCATCGCCAACGACACCCTCTACGGGCTCGGCGCCGGCGTCTGGTCGCGCAACGGCAACGTCGCCTACCGTGCCGGCCGCGACATCCAAGCCGGCCGGGTCTGGGTGAACAACTACCACGCCTATCCGGCGGGGGCGGCGTTCGGCGGCTACAAGAGCTCGGGCATCGGCCGCGAGAACAACAAGCTCGCCCTCGGGCACTACCAGCAGACCAAGAACCTGCTCGTCTCCTACTCGGAGAACAAGCTCGGCTTCTTCTAA